ATTGGCATTGGCGGCCCAAAATAAGGATATGAAGATGGTTTGAAGTTCTCACTTTGTCAATACCGATCCTTATATTTGCGCCTAAGGGGTGATCTTAATGCTTTTGAATTTCTTGGCCGATAAGCACTTTTCTCTTCACTCCTTTTTTGATATTTTTCCAATAGCTGCGTGAAAGTGACTTTCGGCTTTTCACATTTGTGCTTACCTCGGCCTTTGCTTCCTTTGATTGTGCTTGCACTGATCTTTGGATTTTCGTGTTGCCCCCCAGTACTTGGCATCTTCTGTGCAACCTTGATGGAACTCCTGACTTCAAGAACATTTTTGTTGTGCTCTTGAACAACTTCTTTACTTGAAAACTTGATCCCATCATCCACAGTTTTTACCTTCTCATGTTTAAATGGATCGGCTTGAAGTAGCCGATGCAAAAATCGTTTACCATCAGGACCAATCAGAATAGACTGGTCATCTCTTGGTGTCTCAACAAATTTCAATCGTCCTTTATCAATTGCCGATTAAACTATTTGACGAAACATGTTGCAATCCTCAAAATTATGTTTCAATGAATGATGCAACCTGCAATACATTCGTCCTTGAATTGATGGCTTGACATGGTGATCAAGAATTCTTATGTAATTATTTTTCAGCaacaaatcaaatatttgattacACATGCTTGAATTGAAGGTAAACTGTTTATTTTCTAGCTGATCTTACTGTGAGAACGGCTTTGGAGTTAAGCAAACGAATGGTTCAGATTTTACATCACCCCATTCGGCTATGCATTGTGTTTTGCACTCTATCTCCGATGTCTTTGAAAAACCAATTATACTATCATCGGTTTTCTCAACAGAGTATAACCTTGGCTTTAAATTTCTGAAATCAAAATAGTTAGAACATACATGTCTCAATTGAGaccatgtgatacgtctccaacgtatctataatttttgattattccatgctattatattatctgttttggatgttttatatgcattaatatgctattttatattatttttgggactaacctatcaaCCTAGAacccaatgccagtttctgttttttccttgtttttgagcttcgcagaaaaggaataataaacggagtccaaacggaataaaacttcatgatgattttttttggaccagaagacacccagggggcttggagtccaagccagaagagccacgaggcggcggcaagggtggagagcgcgccctaggggggcgccccctaccttgtgggcctcTCGGGACTCCTCTAACCTAgcccttcctcctatatattgacatatattccagaaccacaagaagcatccacgaaaacacttatccaccgccgcaaccttctgctccagtgagatcccatcttggagacttttccggcatcctgccagagggggattcgatcacggagggcatctacatcaactctattgcccttccggtgatgcgtgagtagtttaccatagacctacggatcaatagctagtagctagatggcttcttctctctctttgattctcaataccatgttctcctcgatgttcttggatatctatccgatgtaatcttcttttgcggtgtgtttgtcgagatccgatgaattgtgtaCTTATAATCATCTTATCTataaatattatttgaatcttctctgaattcttatatgcatgatttgatatcttggtatttctctttgaattatcggtttggtttggccaactagattggtttttcttgcaatgggagaggtgcttagcttttgggttcaatcttgcatgaTTTCATCCAGTGaaaaagtaggggtagcgagacactgATCATTTGTGAGTATAGTGGGGTTTTTATGCCCAAACTACGAATGTCGAATTCTCCACAAGGACTAGACGATCAGCAACGGCGCAAGACTAAAGCTAAGTAACATGATTCGGGTGATGATAGCAGGAAAATAAACCTAAGCTATCTAAGACAGTTCCAGAAAATCAACAGACAAAGTAAATGAAAAGAAGCAAAGGGAGGTTCAGATTATACTTTTTGTCTTTTTGGTATTATTTTTATTTGCATGAGAAACTAAAACAGTAACACAAAGGGAAAAACAGGACATGAACACATATAGCAGAATGGATATGGGTCACATTACAAACATATTTGTCACAGAGACGGAGCTATCACAGAGACTGAAAATTAAACACACACAAAGTTAACTAGTACTGGAAGTAGAAATACACAGGGTGAACACACATACATGCTAGCAAAATACTAATACTGATTCTGATAGATCAATCGCCTCCCAAATTAAGAGGGCATCAACAAGTCAGATCCAACATAACAACACAACCCTGGACATTACTCAATTCTGAACATTACACTTCTAAAGTTCGCAATAGAGAGAGAGAGCAGCAAGATTCAGATTCAGAGAAGTGCAGCAGCAGatttgaggatgaagaagaagcaGCAACGAGCAGCAAGTTAGGAGCAGCAGCAAGGCGTAGGAAGCAGAAGCAGGGAAGAGCAGCAACAGAAGGGGCGAGGGGAGGAGCAACGGCAGTTGGAGAAGAAGATCAGCAGCATGGGGGCACTCACGCGGAGGACCAGACGCCCGTGACCCTCTTGTCTGGTCCGGCGCGCGAGGTGTGGAGGTGGCTGGAGATGGTGGATGGATTTGGTGGCGTGTGGTGGGTGTGCTGGTGGCGCGATGGCGCACCGCCACGCCGGCCTGGCCGCGACGGCAGCCGGTAGTGGAGAAGGAGGGGTGAGGGAGAGAGATGTGTGCCAGGCCCAAAGGGAATTGAGGCTGCGCTAGGGATTTTGATCCCCTCCTCTGTTCTGCCACTTTACGATTTGGCCCTGCTatttctcttctttcttcccAAGTTGGTCCTGCCATCTATAGCTTGGCCCCTTGATTACTTCAATTCTTCTCGCTCAAGTCCCTTTCTTCACTTCTTTCCTGCCCTTCTCTCTTCTCAATAGCCAATTTGTCCGAATCTTGAAGTTTATAGTGCCTTTGCGCACTTTTCTGCAAAATAATCAAATGACGAGTAAATGatcttttatatgattttcattCAAATATATCATAGTTCATAACAAGAATGGATCGTTGGATCACAATAAATGGTGTGTTTGTGTGCCAAAATAGGAATAGGAAATGCACTTATCAAGTTCCCCCACACTTAAATCTTTACTTGTCCTCAAGTAAAGGCATTTGACAGGAGCAAGGTAGTGAACGGCGAACTGACTGGAGGATGTCCCAGTGAAGTAGATCTCCAAACAATGCATGCTTTGAACTTCGCTAGTGAAAATCTATGGTTAAGAGTGCTACAAAGCAATAGGATACTAGTAGACTCTATTATTTTAAACTTTTACAATGATAAAAGTGGATCAACAAGTTCAAATGCTGATTGTGCCAAAGGGTTCCTAAAGAGAGCATGATCCCAGAAAAAACTTATTATCCAGAACATAACATTATGGTTGAAGCACTTATTGAATTTGAAGGAAGTAATGATAATATTTTATCGGTCTCACCAAAGGAACATACCACCGATCCCGAGAACATGCTATACACCTGGCTCGACCAATTTTTTTGTTTGTCTCCCCAAAGGAACATACCACCGATCCAGAGAACTTGGTATACACCTGGTTTGACAATTACAATTTTTATTATTAATTACTGCCCAAGCTAACCTGATTTCACATGCCACCGATCCAGGAAACATGACATGCTACTGTAGGTAGTTAGACTTATTTATTCATTATTACTTATCTTAAATGAATAACGCATAAGCACAAAAACATGAATCATCACTTCTCCATGTCTGGTTCACATGCCACCGATCCAGGGAACATAGCATACTAGTCCATAGTGGTAAAGTGATTGCTCTCAATGGGAACACAATAGGCACAAACTCATCATCTAACACTTAATGATCTGAGTGTATCAAGGTAAAAGCAGAAAATGATTAAGTTTACTAGTGCACTAGGGATTTGAGCACTCAAAACTAATAGCTTTCACTACTTTCAGCAAAGCAAACAGGGTGTAGATCACTAGTTTACAGGGCATTCAACAATCAGTTCGCATATTCTCATCAAGCACCATATGTCAAAGGTGAAATTCAGTGGGACAACATTTAAGAAATGGCACAAGCAACCCAAATAGCAATTTAATTCAGCAAGCATCAATGGATGATGATTTCAAAATGGGTCATGAAACAACTCACCGGGCTTTGATGATGTAGCACTCTCGATCACCTCACCAACTGCAGCTCCTCTCCTTTTGCTTCTCTATCCTCATGCCTGCTCCAGCTTCACTCTTCTTCGTGTGTGCCCCTTGCTTCTCCTCTTCACCATGCTCTGAGTCCACCAGGGTCCCAAGGAATGTCACCTCGAACCTGGTCAGCATGAAGTGATTTGTGCACAAGCAAGAACCTAAAAGAGCACTCAACGAAAGAGACAATGCAAGTGGTAGGGACAATGCCCTCCAAGTCATCAATCGAATATCCAATTACATAAGCATAGCTATAAAGCACATGTTTAGGATGGTCGGAATCAGCAAGCTCAATACTAGCATGTGGATGATATGTTTCATTAAGCATGATTCTAGCATGAGAATGAAATGTTTCATTAAGCATACGTCTAGCACGAGGAAAGTAACTGTCATCAACACTAATGTGAGTAATGCCACTAACAGGGTATATATGATCATATCCAAGCAAATACTTTTTCAAATCTACTTTAACAGATGGCATCATGCAATGCAAAGTAGTAGCAAACAGATCATATGGACGCATGTCATCAAGAGGATTAGATAAACCTGCTACATTACGCTCTTGTATGACAATAGGCAAATGAATTTCTCGTTCTTCATCTTCAACTACAACAGCTTCTTCTACTTCTTCAAGAGTAATAGATGATGAATCTTCAACTTGATTGCTTGGGCTTTCGAGCTCTGGATCCTCTTGTTCCTTGTCTTTGAGTTGATCTTCTTCAATCTGAGGTATCTCTTCCTCTGGGCTCTTGCTATCTTGCTCAGCTGGATGTGACGGTGTTGGAAACTCACACACCTCAAGGGATATCCCTGAAATACTCAGCTCTAGCTGTGAAGAAATAGTGCCGCCAGCGTTGATGTTCTTCTCAATCTTCCTTACTTCCTCCACTAACTCTTTTCCACTCTTGATCTTCTTCATTTCCTCTAGTATCACCGGCCTGATTGGATCATCTTCAGCACTCCAAGTGAACTCGAGACTAAGCAATGTGAGCTTGTCTATATCGTCAAAATCATCTTGTGTGGGCACTTGTGTTGAAGGTGTTGGTTGACCAAATGGAGGACCATTTAACTCCATTGGCAACATCTCCTGGTTCTGAGGTATATGAATAggagctgaataaaactgttgtgGTGCATAGTTGTTGCTCTCCTCATTGTACCCAATTCCCTGCAATTGATAACTAGAGGCAAACGATGAGTTCTCAGGGCTGTTGTTCCTATATGACATATTCTGGTTTTCAGGCCACCCATATGAGTAATTGTTTTGGTATGAGCTAGGCTGTGGGGCGAAGCTCATGCCAAAACAATCGGGAGGGTGAGAGTAACCACGCTGACATTCAGCGGGTGAATGGCCCTGAAATCCACAAATATGGCATGTAGGAGCAACATAAGGATGGCCTCTAGAATAAGGATCATAAGAGCTAGGCCTATCCTCAAAAACTACTTCTCGCTGCGAGCTAAATCATCTAATCGATGGGAAATCTTACTTATCAGTTCTTGAATACTTTCCGTGCTATTTGTAGTGTTGCTTGCATAAGCATGATTATCTGAGTAGAATGCCATTTCCAAGAAGACAATTCAACCTACAAAATGAAcaagaaaagaaagagaagataACTGGAACAGTGGTTAGGGGTAAGAGATATATCACAAATATATGGCACCAGATAGAAACAGAAGCAAAACCTAGTCTATAGCCTAACACGGTCGCACGACGCTAgcccccggcaatggcgccaaaaTGATCGTTTTGTAAGTACAGTAGGGTTTTTACACCCAAACTATGGATGTTGAATTCTCCACAGGGACTAGACGATCAGCGACGGCACAAGACTAAAGCTAGGTAACATGATTCGGGTGATGATAGCAGGAAAATAAACCTAAGCTATCTAAGACAGTTCCAGAAAATCAACAGACAAAGTAAATGAAAAGAAGCAAATGGAGGTTCAGATTATACTCTCTGTCTTTTTGGTATTATTTTTATTTGCATGAGAAACTAAAATAGTAACACAAAGGAAAAACAGGACATGAACACATATAGCAGAATGGATATGGGTCACATTACAAACATATTTGTCACAGAGACGAAGCTATCACAGAGACTGAAAATTAAACACACACAAAGTTAACTAGTACTGGAAGTAGAAATACACAGGGTGAACACACATACATGCTAGCAAAATACTAATACTCATAAGCAGATTCTGATAGATCAATCACCTCCCAAATTAAGAGGGCATCAACAAGTCAGATCCAACATAACAAGTACTATATTATACCAGTCTGAATATTACACAACCCTGGACATTACACAATTCTGAACATTATTACACTTCTAAAGTTCgcaatagagagagagagagagagagagagagagagagagagagagagagagagagagagagagagagagagagagagagagagagagagagagagagagagagagagagagagagagagagagagagagagagagagagagagagagagagagagagagagagagtgagagagagaggagagagagagagagaggagagagagagagagagagagagaagaggagagagagagagagagatagagaggaagaggagagagagagagagagagaggagagagaggagagagagagagaggagagagagagagcagcagcagcagcagcagcagcagcagcaagatTCAAATTCAGAGAAGTGTAGCAGCAGATTTGAGGatgaagaagcagcagcagcgagCAGCAAGTTAGGAGCAGCAGCAAGGCATAGGAAGCAGAAGCAGGGAAGAGCAGCAGCAGAAGGGGCGAGGGGAGGAGCAACGGCAGTTGGAGAAGAAGATCAGCAACATGGGGGCGCTCACGCGGAGGACCAGACGCCCGTGACCCTCTTGTCTGGTCCGGCGCGCGAGGTGTGGAGGTGGCTGGAGATGGTGGCGATGGTGGATGGATTTGGTGGCGTGTGGTGGGTGTGCTGGTGGCGCGGTGGCGCACCGCCACGCCGGCCTAGCCGCGGCGACGGCCGGTAGTGGAGAAGGAGGGGTGAGGGAGAGAGATGTGTGCCAGGCCCAAAGGGAATTTAGGCTGCGCTAGGGATTTTGATCCCCTCCTCTGTTCTGCCACTTTACGATTTGGCCCTGCTatttctcttctttcttcccAAGTTGGTCCTGCCATCTATAGCTTGGCCCCTTGATTACTTCAATTCTTCTCGCTCAAGTCCCTTTCTTCACTTCTTTCGTGCCCTTCTCTCTTCTCAATAGCCAATTTGTCCGAATCTTGAAGTTTATAGTGCCTTTGCACACTTTTCTGCAAATAATCAAATGACGAGTAAATGatcttttatatgattttcattCAAATATATCATAGTTCATAACAAGAATGGATCGTTGGATCACAATAAATGGTGTGTTTGTGTGCCAAAATATGAATAGGAAATGCACTTATCAGACAcatattgaattgttgccatcaaggataaaagatggggttttcatcatattgcttgaatttattcctctatatcatgtcatcttacttaaggcgttactccgttctttatgaacttaatactctagatgcatgttggatagcggtcgatgtgtggagtaatagtagtagatgcagtgATGAGGActtgactaccttggatacgaccaaaaatattgcatacatgcatatttgtcaggtgatttctagtgcaaactattcaataatctatttatgttatccagaacaaaaatacttcacacacttttgtgtttcgTCTAATTGCAGGTTTATGGGACATTTGTataatccacatatgaagataagggaaaaggagaagtttaggttctgttcaaaaagtcctctcacgtcacttttgggctaAGAGAAGATaaagtccaagtctctcacgttctggattcagattcggactgcacagacatacctgactcaaaacgccaacaactttttcatacggactccgaattgggtgattcgttttttgttggaaagtagattttgtgctctttccaacccaattggatgcaccttcaaattcgtccggagtattgagatatcgacgaaacAATCTGATGTAGCAGCAGAAttcgagtcaaacaacaagtccaaaggtgttgcatcacctccacttgggcccatgagccttgtacgacctagggttagttttaggcttacttgggacgtccttccacctccttggccgccaccccttgctcctatataagtagatccatctagtagctttttccttgggatttctttagttaaaagttagccattgcaactttgtgtacttcgtttgtgtccaacgaccagaccaagaccgcttacggatccccacctttatcaatacttcatatatatttgcaatattcagattgctttatcatattcttgcagttttttcgattgcttgcaggaatagaccttcgtggtcaggttgatcgtgctccggcgtggtcaataccctctcggagttggtttagcgattgctaaggcgcaacgtcgtgcacgtttgtagtcggatcgtcaaattcgtctccaccaaatcgatagttatcatctcatcaaaagatcgggaaacccttgcctctatcaagtggtatcagtttttcaggttgctcggtgagaatttctagtttttcctagattagatttattttcttacctagtTTCCAAGAAAAAGACac
The Aegilops tauschii subsp. strangulata cultivar AL8/78 chromosome 3, Aet v6.0, whole genome shotgun sequence genome window above contains:
- the LOC109783271 gene encoding uncharacterized protein isoform X1 — translated: MSFAPQPSSYQNNYSYGWPENQNMSYRNNSPENSSFASSYQLQGIGYNEESNNYAPQQFYSAPIHIPQNQEMLPMELNGPPFGQPTPSTQVPTQDDFDDIDKLTLLSLEFTWSAEDDPIRPVILEEMKKIKSGKELVEEVRKIEKNINAGGTISSQLELSISGISLEVCEFPTPSHPAEQDSKSPEEEIPQIEEDQLKDKEQEDPELESPSNQVEDSSSITLEEVEEAVVVEDEEREIHLPIVIQERNVAGLSNPLDDMRPYDLFATTLHCMMPSVKVDLKKYLLGYDHIYPVSGITHISVDDSYFPRARRMLNETFHSHARIMLNETYHPHASIELADSDHPKHVLYSYAYVIGYSIDDLEGIVPTTCIVSFVECSFRFLLVHKSLHADQVRGDIPWDPGGLRAW
- the LOC109783271 gene encoding uncharacterized protein isoform X2 produces the protein MLPMELNGPPFGQPTPSTQVPTQDDFDDIDKLTLLSLEFTWSAEDDPIRPVILEEMKKIKSGKELVEEVRKIEKNINAGGTISSQLELSISGISLEVCEFPTPSHPAEQDSKSPEEEIPQIEEDQLKDKEQEDPELESPSNQVEDSSSITLEEVEEAVVVEDEEREIHLPIVIQERNVAGLSNPLDDMRPYDLFATTLHCMMPSVKVDLKKYLLGYDHIYPVSGITHISVDDSYFPRARRMLNETFHSHARIMLNETYHPHASIELADSDHPKHVLYSYAYVIGYSIDDLEGIVPTTCIVSFVECSFRFLLVHKSLHADQVRGDIPWDPGGLRAW